One segment of Hippopotamus amphibius kiboko isolate mHipAmp2 chromosome 4, mHipAmp2.hap2, whole genome shotgun sequence DNA contains the following:
- the GCC1 gene encoding GRIP and coiled-coil domain-containing protein 1, producing the protein MEKFGMNFGGGPSKKDLLETIETQKKQLLQYQARLKDVVRAYKSLLKEKEALEASIKVLSVSHEADVGLAGVQPQGLTFPDSVDDRCSTHSEDSTGTATSLDTAASLTSTKGEFVGEDDRLARGPPPPKSEEASGSESGVSSSSGDGPSGVGEVDKRLHQLKTQLATLTSSLATVTQEKSRMEASYLADKKKMKQDLEDASKKAEEERGRLEGELKGLQEQIAETKARLITQQHDRAQEQSDHALMLRELQKLLQEERTQRQDLELRLEETREALAGRAYAAGQMEGFELQTKQLTREVEELKGELQALRDEKNRPDPRLQELQEEAACLKSHFQVQLQQEMRKTALAEDQLRQQSKLEEQRVAALENQISEVSELLGTYEKAKQKDQLAIQKLKERILQLDLENKTLALAASSRSPLDSHGEESSLDVNVLKDKMEKLKRLLQVAARKSQVTLDVEKLCDLEIMPSSEAADGEKATALYYQQELKQLKEEFERYKMRAQVVLKSKNVKDGNLGKELEEAREQLAELKEKYISLRLSCEELERQHQQEAEGWRQELARLQHVHRQELERSQLDFRDRTLKLEEELHKQRDRALAVLAEKDLELEQLRSVALSSGLPGRRSPVGGVGPGDLADTLAPDSLTQALQLAAANEPTFFLYAEQLARKEVEITSLRKQKHRLEVEVHQLQDRLLEEGERHREEVGALQNHIAKNIRDQSREGANLEYLKNIIYRFLTLPDTLGRQQTLTAILTILHFSPEEKQVILRLPAGGSWWPSGKR; encoded by the exons ATGGAGAAGTTTGGGATGAATTTCGGGGGCGGCCCAAGCAAGAAGGACCTGCTGGAGACCATTGAGACTCAGAAGAAGCAGCTGCTCCAGTACCAGGCACGTCTCAAGGATGTAGTCCGTGCCTATAAAAGTCTGCTGAAAGAGAAAGAGGCGCTGGAGGCCAGCATTAAGGTGCTGTCGGTATCCCACGAGGCGGATGTGGGCCTCGCAGGTGTCCAGCCTCAAGGCCTCACCTTTCCTGACTCTGTGGATGACCGATGCTCCACTCACAGCGAGGATAGCACTGGGACCGCCACCAGCTTGGATACTGCGGCCAGTCTCACCAGCACCAAGGGTGAGTTTGTGGGAGAAGATGACAGACTGGCCCGTGGACCACCACCTCCAAAGTCCGAAGAGGCCAGCGGGTCGGAGAGCGGCGTTAGCAGTAGTAGTGGGGATGGACCGtctggggttggggaggtggaCAAACGACTGCATCAGCTGAAGACTCAGTTGGCTACTTTGACCAGCTCTCTGGCTACAGTCACCCAGGAGAAGTCCCGCATGGAAGCATCTTACTTGGCTGACAAAAAGAAGATGAAACAGGACTTAGAGGATGCCAGTaaaaaggcagaggaggagaggggccgGCTGGAGGGAGAACTGAAGGGGCTGCAGGAGCAGATAGCAGAAACCAAAGCCCGACTTATCACGCAGCAGCACGATCGGGCCCAAGAGCAGAGTGACCATGCCTTGATGCTGCGTGAGCTTCAGAAGCTGCTGCAGGAGGAGAGGACCCAGCGCCAGGACTTGGAGCTTCGATTGGAAGAGACCCGAGAAGCTCTGGCTGGGCGGGCCTATGCAGCTGGTCAGATGGAAGGGTTTGAACTGCAGACCAAGCAGCTGACCCGTGAGGTGGAGGAGCTGAAAGGTGAGCTGCAGGCTCTCCGAGATGAGAAGAATCGGCCCGACCCCAGGCTGCAGGAGCTTCAGGAAGAGGCCGCCTGCCTTAAGAGCCATTTCCAGGTTCAGTTGCAGCAGGAAATGAGGAAG ACAGCCCTCGCCGAGGATCAGCTGCGCCAGCAGTCGAAGTTGGAAGAGCAGAGGGTGGCGGCCCTGGAGAATCAAATATCCGAGGTATCGGAACTGCTGGGCACCTATGAGAAAGCCAAGCAGAAGGACCAGCTGGCCATCCAGAAGCTGAAGGAGCGCATTCTGCAGCTGGACCTGGAGAACAAGACGCTGGCGCTAGCTGCCTCCAGCCGGTCCCCTCTGGACAGCCATGGAGAGGAGTCCAGTCTGGATGTCAACGTCCTGAAGGACAAGATGGAGAAGCTGAAGAGGCTGCTGCAGGTTGCGGCCAGGAAGAGCCAGGTGACCTTGGACGTGGAGAAGCTCTGCGACCTGGAGATAATGCCCAGCTCCGAGGCTGCCGATGGGGAGAAGGCCACCGCGCTTTACTACCAGCAGGAGCTGAAACAGCTGAAGGAGGAGTTTGAGAGGTACAAGATGCGGGCCCAGGTCGTGCTCAAGAGCAAGAACGTCAAAGACGGGAACCTGGGcaaggagctggaggaagcccGGGAGCAGCTGGCGGAGCTGAAGGAGAAGTACATCTCGCTGCGGCTGTCCTGCGAGGAGCTTGAGCGCCAGCACCAGCAGGAGGCTGAGGGCTGGAGGCAGGAGCTGGCCCGGCTGCAGCATGTCCACCGGCAGGAGCTGGAGCGGAGCCAGCTGGACTTCAGGGACCGCACGCTgaagctggaggaggagctgcacAAGCAGCGGGACCGGGCCCTGGCTGTGCTGGCCGAGAAGGACCTGGAGCTGGAGCAGCTGCGGTCCGTGGCCTTGTCCTCAGGGCTGCCGGGACGCAGAAGCCCCGTGGGTGGCGTGGGCCCCGGGGACCTGGCCGATACATTGGCCCCCGACAGCCTGACCCAAGCCCTGCAGCTAGCTGCGGCCAACGAGCCCACTTTCTTCCTGTACGCCGAGCAGTTGGCCCGCAAGGAGGTGGAGATCACGTCGCTGAGGAAGCAGAAGCACAGGTTGGAGGTGGAGGTGCATCAGCTGCAGGACCGgctgctggaggagggggagcggcatcgggaggaggtgggggcccTGCAGAACCACATTGCAAAGAACATCAGGGACCAGAGTCGGGAGGGAGCCAACCTGGAGTACCTCAAGAACATCATCTACCGCTTCCTGACCTTGCCGGACACCCTGGGCCGCCAGCAGACGCTCACCGCCATCCTGACCATCTTGCACTTCAGTCCAGAGGAGAAGCAAGTGATCTTGCGGCTCCCAGCTGGCGGTAGCTGGTGGCCTTCTGGCAAGAGATGA